ATTACCGTTATCAATGTTattgacagatgtgtgtgtgtgtgtgtgtgtgtgtgtatgtgtgtgtgtcttcagtACCAGGAAACTTGGGAAACCGTCTGGAGGCCAAGTTAGACAAGCCGGCTCTGGTCAACTGGATGTGTTTCAAGACAACTAAGAACTGGTTCTCGCTCTGGATTAACCTCAACATGTTCTTACCTTATATTGTGGACTGCTGGATTGACAACATCAGGTGACTCACCCTGACCTTTCATGTGTCACATGATGTATTACGTCATTACAGGACAGGGGTTTCATCTTGCCACCATGCAACATCCACTGATATCTTTACCATGCCCTGTGTTCACTGGATTAGTGTTACTTTATATGGCTTCATTTAAGACTATTTTTTCTCCTATTGGTAATTCatggttttatttctctctcttcgCTCCCCGTGAAACTGCAATGATTCAATTTACTTCCGGGTCAATAAAATATGTCTGATTCTGATGGTTAATGCAGGTTTTGATCCGTGCCAAGTAGAGTAGAGAGAAACTATTTCCTATTTGAAACAGCTCACAACTGTTATTGTCCTAAGTCACCAGGTTATGATTGCTGGAAAGgaacaaatattttaatactTTAAACAAGTTCTAgattataaattatatatatttttaatgctCTGAACcccaaatgtgttttgttccatTATAGGAGACAGAAGTTGGACATCTGTACGGAGACATCTTCTTTGATTTTTGGGTGCACTGCCCCTTTAATGACCTTCACCGTACCTTTATTTGGATCAGATATTTTGCTTCACATCTGTTtaaaagctaaagctaaatCCATGCGGTGTTGATATCATGTTGTcctgcttttcctcttcctgtagACTGTGTGGCTTGTTGGGTTTTGTTAATCTTCCGATAGTTAATCCCCCAGTCCTCCTTAATCTAAACTGGCATGAGCAGCAGAAAAACCCATTTAGAACTCCGCAGGACTGTTGTTCTTTTTCAGGTGTCATTAGTCACATTATAGAGGTGTTTTTTGGACCGGCTGCTCTGACGTGGATCTCTATGTGCTCCAGACTTGTTTACAACAGAACATCTCGGCGGTCGTCCAACTCGCCCGGGGTGCAGGTTCGGGTGCCAGGATTTGGGCAGACGTATCCCATTGAGTTTCTTGACAGTGGCAGACTGGCTGGTGAGAGGATCCATCTGTGTAGTCGTTACACATGTTTTTCTAATTAATTACTTTCATTCTATGTAATTTAACTGAGCATCATAAAGGCGTGTTGCAGCTCAACTGTGCGTAACAACACTGATTTAAAATACAACACCCAGTGTTGGTTTAGTCTGCTgtgtcgttgtttttttttacaggttaTTTCCACACTATGGTGCAGCACTTGGTTAATATGGGCTACGTTCGAAATGAGACGGTCCGAGGAGCACCATACGATTGGAGGTTAGCTCCGAGTATGTAGTGAAGTTACACAtccaccatcacacacacacacacacacacactcacacacaaacacgagagTGTCATTCTGCATGTGTTTGCTTTGAacggaaaaaaaatacagtcgtccctcgtttATCGCGCGTGTTACGTTCCAAGACCCCCAGCGATATATGAAAATCCACGAAGTAGCAACAccatatttactttattttatgtgtattaCTACCTCCCTGCTCTGTTATGAACCCAGCGTGACATAGTgatgaagtcccccccccccatcactggtCTCATCAGCGAAATACCCCATTATGTTAACCATCGCTGGCATTGCCTCTGGGGCTTTTGGGTGTGGAAGAGCAGTGAATAGTGGTTTTGAGCAAGGAGTGGGAATTAAAACAGGAAATTTTTATTGTAAAAGCAAAACCGTTGGACTGTGAGATGTTGGATGTCCAGAAAGGCGGctctgaataaatacaaatgctaCATGGTAGGCATATGGTAACAAACTTATAGTAATATATCCGCTgtggataaataaatatctacatacataaataaataaacctggTCATAATGAGgaggataataataattattcagTTCACacttttacatgtatttattgaagATCAGTCTGCCTCTCCTCCCACAGATGGGAATGCAGAATACTTCACAAAGCTGCAGgacctggtggaggagatgtATGAAGAATACCAGAAACCTGTGTACCTGCTGGGACACAGCATGGGCTGCCACTACGTCCTCTACTTCCTCAACCACCAGCCTCAGGCCTGGAAGGACAAGTACATCAGTGGCTTCATTTCCCTGGGCGCTCCATGGGGGGGCGCTGTTAAACCATTGAGAGTCATGGCGTCTGGTAATGTACTGTTCTGAAAAATGCAATACAGTACAATAAGAGTTTTTtaagtctttttatttttattttttatttttttacctccaccaaggatattagatttttgtttcatggggctgttagcaggataaacaaataaaaaaaagaatctggatttttccatttacttatagtggaggcttaaaaaaaagatgaattgttgtaaaatctgcattcaattcactcaccaaaaatcacagtcattaaggggtccaatatgaactatcatgaaaaatgtcttctggatctgatcaagaatgaggtcaggaagaaaatattatattttaacattaaaacctatttatggattcaaagatcagttaaaaaatacacatcaactctgattcactttgacttttcatggttggtgtataaagataccaagagaaatctagaaccttttgatgatgattcagATCACCATGTTGATCCaggatttttttaatccatgactgggttatttatttattgtgccttggtggaggtttgtgctctctgagtgcttttctaattgtTGTTAGTTTTGTTGCTAATGATGATTACCTTTGAAAGGTGTTAACTTTTTCCATAGATCAATAAAATCACCAACTGATTTGATTTATTCCTTCATAATGGTGAATATTTCCTAAACAGTTGATTCTTGTTTCTCATATTTGCATCATTAATTGCGATTTATAGCCCTTGCATGTTTTTAATCTCTTGGTTGCTGCAGGTGAAAACAATGGCATCTCTATTATTTCCAACATCAAGATccgggaggagcagaggaggacagaaactAACCCCTGGATGCTTCCGAGAGAGCAAGCCTGGCCCAAGGATCACGTGTTAATCTCCACGCCGAGCTACAATTACACAAACCAGGACTACAAGCGCTTTTTCACTGACATCAATTTTGAGGATGGCTGGTAATGAACTGTTTATTGCTTTTACAGTGTTTTCATTGTCAGGAATAATAGCGACAGGAAATTATCCATTTAATCAGAACATCTTGAAATAACTTTTTCCCCGCATAGTTTGGTGGATCTGGATCTGAAAGACAATATGCACACTGAAAAATATCAATATGATTTCTTatatcattatttattgataacctctttattttttaaagcaaatcTTTGATGTTTCTCTCTGCAGTTCCAATAAAAGTAAACGATTTCTAGATTTGCTTGTGCAACTTATCCTGCTGTCAAACCACCCAGCCGTGAAACAGAACTTTTGAACGACTGAAGAAAGTATGAAAATAGTAAATATGTGAGGGTGTGAAGTTAGAATAAGATGCTCAAAGCTGCATTAGCTGCTATCAATATCACTAAATTGAATATGTCCAGTGGACTGAATTGGGTCgggttgcattgtgggaaataaaaaaagagatgctGAATGTTTACAAGGAATAAAGAGGTAGGTACTTGAGTGGAATGGCGCTGAGCACAAACGCCTGCAAAGGTCAAATAATTCATCCGTTTAGCTTGCCTGGCCCAAAGTTTCATGGAAAGTTTTTATGTAATCATTATAAATTATCCAGTCCTTTCCAGAAACGAAGACATAACCTTCTTGATGAAGGTAAAAATGATGGTTTTGTTGCAGTTTTGACCATTTCCTTGTTAATCCACTGAAGGCTTGCAATAGCCAATTTGTGGCGTATTCATTCAAGGCTCTGTTTGTTCAGTGTATCTGAGTGGAATGAGTCAGGTGACAAGATTCTTTCACCATCACAAACCTCTCACAAGTTGTCATGCGATCCATCGTAAAGTGAAAATTGAATTCAGAACAGCCTTAACTTTGTGTTTCTGGTGCGACTGCCTACATTTCACACCCACCATTGTCTTCTTGGTTTCCAGGCATATGTGGGAGGACACTAAGAACCTCACTGGTGATC
The sequence above is drawn from the Brachionichthys hirsutus isolate HB-005 chromosome 5, CSIRO-AGI_Bhir_v1, whole genome shotgun sequence genome and encodes:
- the lcat gene encoding phosphatidylcholine-sterol acyltransferase: MGTAGRLCSGLLLVFLLGLHLSSGFWLLDVVFPPSAKTRASSNSTPPLIIVPGNLGNRLEAKLDKPALVNWMCFKTTKNWFSLWINLNMFLPYIVDCWIDNIRLVYNRTSRRSSNSPGVQVRVPGFGQTYPIEFLDSGRLAGYFHTMVQHLVNMGYVRNETVRGAPYDWRLAPNGNAEYFTKLQDLVEEMYEEYQKPVYLLGHSMGCHYVLYFLNHQPQAWKDKYISGFISLGAPWGGAVKPLRVMASGENNGISIISNIKIREEQRRTETNPWMLPREQAWPKDHVLISTPSYNYTNQDYKRFFTDINFEDGWHMWEDTKNLTGDLQPPGVEVWCMYGVGRQTPVTYVYNENFPNVDPVGFIYGDGDDTVDRFSMSLCKNWIGQQEKAVHVTEYRGLPHLDIVFHEKVLDLIQDILEGNSDAPREVNVRLRS